One part of the Gossypium raimondii isolate GPD5lz chromosome 1, ASM2569854v1, whole genome shotgun sequence genome encodes these proteins:
- the LOC105786215 gene encoding uncharacterized protein LOC105786215 isoform X1, which produces MGSDDWGSCSDNEDYLQDRNEDDDEEDCYSSGFLSKLQFRKDISKARWVDDLAMAEVVEKKGKMWVTMGIVRNGNTYCSIEETLFLIEIGALHVLDGNDIHLSLKELYEKLSNGKSGCYWELFEVYKHLRSLGYVVGRHGIPWSVKGQQIQSGTCSLEGSQDSNEMLEMEPKDENSVIELFNNMQITDVSPAFNVYLPNSKFRKSSPGDPSFVLYISRCSPPSRVEIEALERKHGAIPFKFCHVENGRVSFFSFAKTELPVLP; this is translated from the exons ATGGGCAGCGATGATTGGGGAAGTTGTTCAGACAATGAGGATTATCTTCAAGACAGAAATGAGGACGATGATGAAGAGGATTGTTACTCATCTGGGTTCTTATCCAAATTACAGTTTAG GAAAGATATCTCAAAGGCTCGATGGGTTGATGACTTGGCTATGGCTGAGGTTGTTGAAAAGAAGGGTAAGATGTGGGTGACTATGGGGATAGTTCGCAATGGCAACACATATTGCTCCATTGAGGAAACTCT GTTTTTGATTGAAATAGGGGCGTTGCACGTTTTAGATGGAAATGACATACATCTTTCTCTAAAAGAACTATATGAAAAGCTTTCAAATGGGAAGAGTGGATGCTATTGGGAGCTCTTTGAGGTGTATAAGCACCTAAGGTCTCTTGGCTATGTAGTTGGGCGCCACGGTATTCCTTGGTCTGTGAAGGGTCAACAGATACAGTCTGGAACTTGTTCACTTGAAGGCAGTCAAGACAGTAATGAGATGCTAGAAATGGAACCGAAAGACGAGAATTCTGTCATTGAGTTGTTCAATAATATGCAGATTACAGATGTGAGTCCAgcttttaatgtttatcttCCAAACAGCAAGTTTAGAAAGTCTTCTCCAGGTGATCCAAGTTTTGTTCTATACATAAGTAG GTGCAGTCCACCATCCAGAGTAGAAATTGAGGCCCTTGAAAGAAAGCATGGTGCCATCCCTTTTAAGTTTTGTCATGTAGAAAACGGGCGTGTCAGTTTCTTCTCCTTTGCTAAGACTGAGCTTCCCGTCTTACCTTAA
- the LOC105787348 gene encoding protein DOWN-REGULATED IN DIF1 11: protein MAKLNHNLSMVIALLSSILIAASMVTSEEEFMITIPPEPEPGFYKTIEECIEKMSRECGENIVKAVLEDEEISEQCCAELVHGMGKICHDDLLQFYVSLPQLGFNVTHLNIRGHQVWNICILKAPSKM from the coding sequence ATGGCAAAACTCAACCACAACTTATCCATGGTGATTGCTTTGCTCTCATCCATATTAATCGCAGCTTCAATGGTAACAAGCGAAGAGGAGTTCATGATTACAATCCCACCAGAACCAGAACCAGGTTTCTATAAAACCATAGAAGAATGCATCGAGAAGATGAGTAGGGAATGTGGGGAAAACATTGTGAAAGCCGTTTTAGAAGATGAAGAAATTTCAGAGCAATGTTGCGCTGAGCTTGTGCATGGAATGGGCAAAATCTGCCACGATGACTTACTCCAGTTTTACGTCTCATTGCCCCAGTTGGGTTTTAATGTAACTCACCTTAACATTAGAGGTCATCAAGTATGGAATATCTGTATCTTAAAAGCTCCATCAAAGATGTGA
- the LOC105786216 gene encoding zeatin O-glucosyltransferase, which yields MTNQENSVIVVMVPFPAQGHLNQLLHLSRIILSYGIPVHYVGTSTHNRQAKVRVHGWDPVAVASFHFHDCQVPPFASPPPNPNAAIKFPSHLQPCFDACHYLRKPVTELLRMLSSQARKVVIIHDSMMGSVVQDVGSILNTESYAFHTVSAFSLFFYLWESTGKPQVNAEMLGENDVPSLEGCFTEDFLEFIALQHRYLNVTSGSIYNTSKVIECTYVELLRQHMKEKQHWALGPFNPLKVPEKNSCGSRHYCLEWLDKQEMNSVLYVSFGTTTTMGDEQIQELAIGLRRSNQKFIWVLRDADTGDVFNGEVRRPELPKGYQDSVKDKGLVVRDWAPQLEILAHPAIGGFVSHCGWNSCMESITMGVPIGAWPVHSDQPRNAVLITKLLKLGITIKDWARRDEVVTAAVVEDAVKRLMASKEGDEIRKRAAEVSGAVRQSVAEGEVYRKEWDSFITHIIR from the coding sequence ATGACAAACCAAGAAAACTCAGTGATTGTTGTGATGGTGCCATTTCCAGCACAAGGTCATTTAAACCAATTGCTTCACCTCTCTAGGATCATCCTCTCCTATGGCATCCCGGTTCATTATGTCGGTACATCCACACACAACCGGCAGGCAAAGGTCAGAGTGCATGGTTGGGATCCGGTAGCTGTCGCTAGTTTCCATTTCCATGACTGTCAAGTTCCTCCTTTTGCTTCTCCTCCTCCAAACCCCAATGCAGCAATCAAGTTCCCTTCTCATCTCCAGCCATGTTTTGATGCCTGTCATTATCTTCGTAAACCTGTCACTGAGTTGTTACGTATGCTTTCTTCACAAGCAAGAAAGGTCGTTATCATTCATGACTCTATGATGGGATCCGTGGTTCAAGATGTTGGTTCAATTCTCAACACAGAATCCTATGCTTTCCACACTGTTTCTgcattttctctcttcttttatttatggGAATCAACGGGGAAACCACAAGTTAACGCAGAAATGCTTGGTGAAAATGACGTCCCTTCTCTTGAAGGATGCTTCACTGAAGATTTCTTGGAGTTCATTGCTTTGCAACACCGATATCTAAACGTCACTTCTGGGAGTATATATAACACAAGCAAAGTGATAGAATGTACTTACGTTGAGTTGCTTCGCCAACATATGAAAGAAAAGCAACATTGGGCTTTGGGGCCATTTAATCCATTAAAAGTACCTGAGAAAAACAGTTGCGGTAGCCGACACTACTGTTTGGAATGGCTTGATAAACAGGAGATGAACTCTGTTCTTTACGTGTCTTTTGGGACTACAACCACAATGGGTGATGAACAAATCCAAGAACTGGCAATTGGTTTGAGAAGAAGCAATCAAAAGTTCATTTGGGTATTGAGAGATGCTGACACAGGCGATGTTTTCAATGGAGAAGTTAGAAGGCCGGAGCTTCCAAAGGGATACCAAGATTCAGTGAAAGATAAAGGGTTGGTGGTGAGAGATTGGGCACCTCAGCTGGAGATATTAGCCCACCCTGCCATTGGTGGGTTTGTAAGCCACTGTGGGTGGAATTCATGCATGGAAAGCATCACCATGGGAGTACCAATAGGGGCTTGGCCTGTGCATTCAGATCAACCAAGAAACGCAGTACTAATCACAAAGTTGCTCAAACTCGGCATTACCATCAAGGACTGGGCACGTCGAGATGAAGTAGTGACAGCAGCGGTAGTTGAAGATGCTGTGAAACGTTTGATGGCTTCAAAGGAAGGAGATGAGATAAGGAAGAGAGCGGCAGAAGTAAGTGGTGCGGTGCGCCAATCGGTGGCTGAAGGTGAGGTTTACCGTAAGGAGTGGGACTCCTTCATTACTCATATCATTAGGTag
- the LOC105786215 gene encoding uncharacterized protein LOC105786215 isoform X2: MIGEVVQTMRIIFKTEMRTMMKRIVTHLGSYPNYSLDISKARWVDDLAMAEVVEKKGKMWVTMGIVRNGNTYCSIEETLFLIEIGALHVLDGNDIHLSLKELYEKLSNGKSGCYWELFEVYKHLRSLGYVVGRHGIPWSVKGQQIQSGTCSLEGSQDSNEMLEMEPKDENSVIELFNNMQITDVSPAFNVYLPNSKFRKSSPGDPSFVLYISRCSPPSRVEIEALERKHGAIPFKFCHVENGRVSFFSFAKTELPVLP; encoded by the exons ATGATTGGGGAAGTTGTTCAGACAATGAGGATTATCTTCAAGACAGAAATGAGGACGATGATGAAGAGGATTGTTACTCATCTGGGTTCTTATCCAAATTACAGTTTAG ATATCTCAAAGGCTCGATGGGTTGATGACTTGGCTATGGCTGAGGTTGTTGAAAAGAAGGGTAAGATGTGGGTGACTATGGGGATAGTTCGCAATGGCAACACATATTGCTCCATTGAGGAAACTCT GTTTTTGATTGAAATAGGGGCGTTGCACGTTTTAGATGGAAATGACATACATCTTTCTCTAAAAGAACTATATGAAAAGCTTTCAAATGGGAAGAGTGGATGCTATTGGGAGCTCTTTGAGGTGTATAAGCACCTAAGGTCTCTTGGCTATGTAGTTGGGCGCCACGGTATTCCTTGGTCTGTGAAGGGTCAACAGATACAGTCTGGAACTTGTTCACTTGAAGGCAGTCAAGACAGTAATGAGATGCTAGAAATGGAACCGAAAGACGAGAATTCTGTCATTGAGTTGTTCAATAATATGCAGATTACAGATGTGAGTCCAgcttttaatgtttatcttCCAAACAGCAAGTTTAGAAAGTCTTCTCCAGGTGATCCAAGTTTTGTTCTATACATAAGTAG GTGCAGTCCACCATCCAGAGTAGAAATTGAGGCCCTTGAAAGAAAGCATGGTGCCATCCCTTTTAAGTTTTGTCATGTAGAAAACGGGCGTGTCAGTTTCTTCTCCTTTGCTAAGACTGAGCTTCCCGTCTTACCTTAA